In a genomic window of bacterium:
- the nthB gene encoding nitrile hydratase subunit beta yields the protein MDGIHDLAGMAGFGPVEVETDEPTFHEPWEALAFGLNVLCVGVLRTYNVDEYRHSIERMLPAHYLSASYYERTLTGVATLLVEKGILTHEELEDRAGGPFPLAQPAALVEADGKASSESPRYQVGDRVRVREMHPAGHTRAPRYVRGVQGEVLHVTPPFSYPDAAAHGLPPRSEPTYHVLFQAEDLWGDAAGARESVVVQLWETYLEETG from the coding sequence ATGGACGGAATTCATGATCTGGCAGGAATGGCTGGCTTCGGGCCCGTCGAAGTGGAGACGGACGAGCCGACTTTTCACGAGCCCTGGGAGGCACTTGCCTTCGGGCTCAACGTGCTTTGCGTCGGCGTTCTACGCACCTACAACGTGGATGAGTATCGGCATTCGATCGAACGCATGTTGCCTGCGCACTACCTGAGCGCGTCCTACTACGAGCGAACACTCACGGGCGTGGCCACTCTGCTGGTCGAGAAGGGCATCCTTACCCACGAAGAACTCGAGGACCGGGCCGGAGGCCCTTTCCCGCTGGCTCAGCCCGCCGCATTGGTCGAGGCCGATGGCAAGGCAAGCAGCGAATCCCCGCGGTATCAGGTCGGTGATCGGGTGCGGGTCCGCGAGATGCACCCGGCTGGCCACACGCGCGCCCCTCGTTATGTACGCGGAGTCCAGGGCGAAGTGCTTCACGTGACGCCTCCCTTCTCGTATCCGGATGCGGCGGCCCATGGTCTCCCGCCGCGCAGCGAGCCGACCTACCACGTGCTCTTCCAGGCGGAAGATCTGTGGGGCGACGCAGCGGGCGCTCGCGAGTCTGTCGTCGTCCAGCTCTGGGAGACCTATCTGGAGGAAACAGGATGA
- a CDS encoding TetR/AcrR family transcriptional regulator — translation MALPSTTSAGQSPRDGEQTRLAILEAAEQVFAERGFAGASLRDLADAAGVTRSLIHHHFGSKEDLWLAVADHLFADYGERQSEILARPSLDIAGFEESARALFAFLQEKPNFVRLHAWANASNAVQQPARELALRGTERFREMQKQGLMRDDIDPASALIALFNLVEHWFQARPSLQRRMGDALPTDSAFLEDLVRVLIRGIQPCEPKTELDP, via the coding sequence ATGGCCCTCCCTTCGACCACCAGCGCCGGCCAGAGCCCGCGAGACGGCGAACAGACGCGCCTGGCCATCCTCGAGGCGGCCGAGCAGGTATTCGCCGAACGCGGATTCGCCGGTGCCAGCCTGCGGGATCTCGCCGACGCCGCCGGGGTGACCCGAAGCCTGATCCACCACCACTTCGGATCGAAGGAAGACTTGTGGCTGGCGGTCGCGGACCATCTCTTCGCTGACTACGGCGAACGGCAGAGCGAAATCCTGGCCCGCCCCTCCCTCGACATCGCGGGCTTCGAGGAGTCGGCACGCGCGCTCTTCGCGTTCCTCCAGGAGAAGCCCAACTTCGTCCGATTGCACGCGTGGGCGAACGCATCCAACGCGGTGCAGCAGCCGGCCCGCGAACTGGCCCTGCGCGGCACCGAAAGATTCCGCGAGATGCAGAAGCAGGGCCTCATGCGGGACGACATCGACCCTGCATCGGCTCTCATCGCTCTATTCAATCTCGTCGAACACTGGTTCCAGGCGCGGCCCAGCCTCCAGCGGAGGATGGGAGATGCGCTCCCGACCGACTCTGCGTTCCTGGAAGACCTCGTGCGCGTCCTGATACGGGGAATCCAACCATGCGAACCGAAAACCGAGCTCGATCCCTGA
- a CDS encoding FecR domain-containing protein produces the protein MICTRISTLLLVAGLAMQALPATSVELACDGDPSEVVAQVVAKSGSVHAQRAGEDPRALSCNDVVHACETILTSPASRVGVLTDNVYAQVDTGSRLQIGADGDSRGLILHEGGLRVIDARGEDAAALQVTTPHLAAQTLRSDTEFWVSGAGSTRLCNHSESVQVTGHGAADPLGVATGCAVGGGQGVSATDHAEPSISVENTPSCEVEIAGLFTPTDVAAPQFGGSVFPDVGAPDKFRRDACEASNCPNRVTPTPPVTPRRPRRPNQFRVVDPPVGTGCGGNGFGCGGNP, from the coding sequence ATGATCTGCACACGTATTTCCACTCTCCTGCTGGTCGCTGGGCTGGCGATGCAGGCCCTTCCGGCCACCAGCGTCGAGCTCGCCTGTGACGGCGATCCTTCCGAGGTCGTGGCCCAGGTCGTGGCGAAGTCCGGATCGGTTCACGCCCAGCGCGCCGGCGAGGATCCCCGCGCACTCTCCTGCAACGACGTCGTTCACGCCTGTGAGACCATTCTCACCTCGCCGGCCTCTCGGGTCGGCGTTCTAACGGACAATGTCTATGCCCAGGTTGACACGGGCAGCCGTCTCCAGATTGGCGCGGACGGCGACTCCCGTGGCTTGATCTTGCACGAAGGTGGCCTGCGCGTCATCGACGCGCGCGGAGAAGATGCCGCCGCCTTGCAGGTGACGACCCCTCACCTCGCGGCCCAGACCCTGCGTTCGGATACCGAATTCTGGGTGAGCGGTGCCGGGAGCACACGGCTCTGCAACCACAGCGAATCCGTGCAGGTTACCGGACACGGCGCTGCGGACCCCCTGGGCGTGGCGACGGGCTGTGCCGTGGGCGGAGGGCAGGGCGTTTCGGCCACGGACCACGCCGAGCCGAGCATCAGCGTGGAAAACACACCGAGCTGCGAGGTGGAGATCGCGGGTCTGTTCACACCCACGGATGTAGCGGCGCCCCAGTTTGGCGGCTCGGTCTTCCCGGATGTGGGTGCTCCGGACAAGTTCCGGCGCGATGCGTGTGAGGCCAGCAACTGCCCCAACCGCGTGACGCCGACACCGCCTGTGACGCCCCGGCGGCCGCGGCGCCCGAACCAGTTCCGTGTCGTCGACCCCCCGGTGGGCACCGGCTGCGGCGGGAACGGCTTCGGTTGCGGTGGTAACCCCTAG
- the typA gene encoding translational GTPase TypA — MSPAETHPTPRKDLRNLAIIAHVDHGKTTLVDGLFRYTGAVASHRDVEERALDSNDLERERGITIVAKNTAIDFEGIRIQLVDTPGHADFGGEVERVLGMVDSVLLLVDAVEGVMPQTRFVLGKALEHGLRPILVVNKIDRPEQRAEAVVDEVFDLLVELGANDTQLDFTTVYCSAKAGIAGTSPDGPMNDLRPLLDAIVENAPAPMVDGEGPLQFQAVTLGYDEFLGRLVIGRVDRGCMKRGSTVIRIGENDKAEPFRITKLFGTRGLDRVDIEAGDAGDIVILAGVDTIEIGDTICEQGQPDPLPRIAIDPPTIRVRFSVNTSPFAGQDGRFLTSRQIGDRLAREALSNVSIRIEETESPEIFEVAGRGELQIAVLIETMRREGYEFNVSRPEIIPREVDGKLCEPVEDVFVEVPEASSGVVVEKLSSRRGRVVSMEPRADRMHVHFIVPSRSLFGYRSEFLTDTRGEGILHHAVCGYEPHAGPLAGRPVGAIVSSETGKTTPYSLFNIQERATLFVLPGIPVYEGQVVGENRRLGDMNVNVCRPKKLTNVRAAGRDEATVVTPPRQITIESALEWIEEDELLEVTPKSLRLRKRVLPANLRKR; from the coding sequence ATGAGCCCCGCGGAAACCCATCCGACCCCGCGCAAAGACCTGCGCAATCTGGCCATCATCGCCCACGTCGATCACGGCAAGACGACGCTCGTGGATGGCCTGTTCCGCTATACCGGCGCGGTCGCGAGCCATCGCGATGTGGAAGAGCGTGCGCTCGACAGCAACGACCTGGAGCGTGAGCGCGGCATCACGATCGTCGCCAAGAACACGGCGATCGATTTCGAGGGCATCCGCATCCAGTTGGTCGATACGCCGGGACACGCGGATTTCGGTGGCGAAGTCGAACGCGTCCTCGGCATGGTGGATAGCGTGCTGTTGCTGGTGGACGCCGTGGAAGGCGTGATGCCCCAGACCCGCTTCGTGCTCGGCAAAGCACTGGAGCACGGCTTACGCCCCATCCTGGTCGTGAACAAGATCGACCGGCCCGAGCAGCGTGCCGAGGCGGTGGTCGACGAGGTCTTCGACCTGCTGGTCGAACTCGGCGCCAACGACACGCAACTGGATTTCACGACGGTCTACTGCTCGGCCAAGGCGGGCATCGCCGGGACGAGCCCCGACGGCCCGATGAACGACCTGCGTCCCCTGCTGGACGCCATCGTCGAGAATGCTCCGGCGCCCATGGTGGACGGCGAGGGCCCCCTGCAATTCCAGGCCGTGACCCTCGGCTACGACGAATTCCTGGGCCGTCTCGTGATCGGACGGGTCGATCGCGGCTGCATGAAGCGGGGCAGCACGGTCATCCGGATCGGCGAGAACGACAAGGCCGAGCCCTTCCGAATCACCAAGCTCTTCGGAACCCGCGGGCTCGACCGTGTCGACATCGAGGCGGGCGATGCGGGTGACATCGTCATCCTGGCGGGTGTGGACACGATCGAGATCGGCGACACCATCTGCGAGCAGGGCCAACCGGACCCCCTGCCTCGAATCGCCATCGATCCGCCGACGATCCGGGTTCGCTTCTCCGTCAATACCTCACCCTTCGCGGGGCAGGACGGTCGCTTCCTGACGAGCCGGCAGATTGGCGATCGTCTCGCACGAGAAGCGCTCTCGAATGTCTCCATCCGCATCGAAGAAACGGAGTCGCCGGAGATCTTCGAGGTCGCCGGTCGCGGTGAGCTGCAAATCGCCGTGCTGATCGAAACGATGCGCCGTGAGGGCTACGAGTTCAACGTCTCGCGGCCGGAGATCATCCCCCGCGAGGTGGACGGGAAGCTCTGCGAACCCGTCGAGGATGTCTTTGTCGAGGTGCCGGAAGCCTCCTCCGGGGTCGTCGTCGAGAAGCTGTCTTCCCGCCGCGGCCGGGTCGTCTCCATGGAGCCCCGCGCCGACCGTATGCACGTCCATTTCATCGTGCCGTCGCGCTCGCTCTTCGGCTACCGAAGCGAATTCCTCACCGACACCCGCGGCGAGGGCATCCTGCATCACGCGGTCTGCGGCTATGAGCCGCATGCCGGGCCTCTGGCCGGGCGCCCGGTGGGCGCAATCGTCTCGAGCGAGACAGGGAAGACCACCCCGTACTCGCTGTTCAACATCCAGGAGCGTGCCACTCTCTTCGTGCTTCCGGGAATCCCGGTGTACGAAGGCCAGGTGGTGGGTGAGAACCGGCGCCTCGGCGACATGAACGTGAACGTGTGTCGGCCGAAGAAGCTCACCAACGTCCGCGCGGCGGGCCGCGATGAAGCAACCGTGGTCACTCCCCCGCGCCAGATCACGATCGAGAGCGCTCTGGAGTGGATCGAGGAGGACGAGCTTCTGGAGGTGACGCCCAAGTCCCTGCGCCTTCGAAAGCGCGTCCTCCCGGCCAATCTGCGCAAGCGCTGA
- the nthA gene encoding nitrile hydratase subunit alpha, protein MSRERDAMPPAGIAERASAVRTALEEKGHLPEGQFDTLLDATLGQLEEVMNWRNGAKVVARAWTDPAYHARLLADGTAACAELGFEGPQGEYIVALEDEPELHHVIVCTQCSCTAWPVLGLPPDWYKSPEYRARVAREPRKVLHQMGLDLPETIEIRVWDTTAESRFIVLPLRPAGTEDWTEEQLADIVTRESMIGIAMVTLDAASENRREGSS, encoded by the coding sequence ATGAGTCGTGAACGGGACGCCATGCCGCCGGCGGGGATCGCCGAACGGGCCTCCGCCGTGCGAACCGCCCTCGAGGAAAAAGGCCATCTGCCCGAGGGCCAGTTCGACACACTTCTCGATGCCACGCTGGGCCAGCTCGAGGAGGTCATGAACTGGCGCAACGGCGCAAAGGTCGTCGCTCGGGCCTGGACCGACCCCGCCTATCATGCGCGTCTGCTCGCGGACGGGACGGCCGCCTGCGCCGAGCTTGGCTTCGAAGGCCCGCAAGGCGAGTACATCGTCGCACTCGAGGATGAGCCCGAGCTTCATCATGTGATCGTGTGCACCCAGTGCTCGTGCACGGCCTGGCCGGTCCTCGGCCTGCCTCCGGACTGGTACAAGAGCCCCGAGTACCGGGCTCGGGTGGCGCGTGAGCCTCGCAAGGTCCTGCACCAGATGGGTCTCGACCTGCCCGAGACGATCGAGATCCGGGTGTGGGATACGACCGCCGAATCCCGCTTCATCGTCCTTCCGCTGCGCCCGGCAGGGACGGAAGATTGGACCGAGGAACAACTGGCTGACATCGTGACGCGGGAGTCGATGATCGGTATCGCCATGGTGACGCTCGATGCCGCTTCGGAGAACCGGCGCGAGGGGTCGAGCTGA
- a CDS encoding serine hydrolase, with translation MSAEPNLLSLPPQPHGLSWPTRAWPEGDLDTRVDRPALEKLLDHAFSTPEPDDLERTHAVVAVQRGRIVAERYAADVAPDDTFLSWSMAKSITNALIAILVRQGRLDIAQPIPVPEWPEEDPRRRITIDQLLRMVDGLRFREAEHLGGGAVRYYPEEESDVVPMLFGKGKHDVAGFAASLPYQVEPETLWNYNSGASNLLARLVGETVGGGEEGMRTFMQQELFEPIGMKTAKPRFDEAGHFIGSSHCYCSARDFARFGYLYLRDGLWENERILPEGWVDYSRTPSSLSPSGTYGAHFWVIPGSLGLFNCSGAWGQRILISPKLDLVVVRLGNTSPHKVDVAVRWCKDLVDAFRPTAG, from the coding sequence ATGTCGGCCGAACCCAACTTGCTTTCCCTCCCGCCCCAGCCTCACGGCTTGAGCTGGCCGACCCGAGCCTGGCCCGAAGGGGACCTCGACACGCGCGTCGACCGGCCTGCCCTCGAAAAGCTGCTGGATCATGCCTTCTCCACTCCCGAGCCCGACGATCTGGAGCGCACCCACGCAGTCGTTGCCGTTCAACGTGGAAGGATCGTCGCCGAACGCTATGCAGCCGACGTCGCCCCTGACGACACATTCCTCTCCTGGTCGATGGCGAAGAGCATCACGAACGCACTCATCGCGATCCTGGTCCGCCAGGGCCGCCTCGACATTGCGCAGCCAATCCCCGTACCCGAATGGCCCGAAGAGGATCCGCGACGTCGCATCACCATCGACCAACTGCTTCGCATGGTCGATGGGCTGCGCTTCCGCGAAGCCGAGCACCTCGGCGGGGGCGCTGTTCGGTACTACCCGGAAGAGGAATCGGATGTGGTACCGATGCTCTTCGGCAAAGGGAAACACGATGTCGCCGGCTTCGCCGCCAGCCTGCCCTATCAGGTCGAGCCCGAGACGCTCTGGAACTACAACAGCGGCGCCAGCAACCTGCTCGCGCGCCTCGTGGGCGAGACCGTGGGCGGCGGCGAAGAAGGCATGCGCACCTTCATGCAGCAGGAACTCTTCGAGCCAATCGGAATGAAGACCGCAAAGCCGCGCTTCGACGAGGCGGGACACTTCATCGGGTCGAGCCACTGCTATTGCAGCGCACGAGACTTTGCCCGCTTCGGCTATCTCTACCTTCGGGACGGCCTCTGGGAGAACGAACGCATCCTCCCGGAGGGCTGGGTCGACTACAGCCGAACGCCTTCCTCTCTTTCCCCTTCCGGCACCTATGGAGCCCATTTCTGGGTGATTCCCGGCAGCCTGGGCCTCTTCAACTGCAGTGGCGCGTGGGGCCAGCGCATCCTCATCAGCCCGAAGCTCGACCTGGTCGTGGTACGCCTCGGCAATACCTCGCCGCATAAGGTCGATGTAGCGGTTCGCTGGTGCAAGGATCTCGTGGACGCATTTCGGCCCACAGCCGGCTGA
- a CDS encoding efflux RND transporter periplasmic adaptor subunit has translation MAVLLCLGCEVGNGASNDIEPQAASTLLVRTAPVRLATSYRVRETFAGRVESRRSSDLGFDHAGRVVNLGVDEGDRVEQGDLLASLETRDLRAQLRELQARRQATAARLELAQRTAARREKLVNRESISQQAFDEARFDQQALSAELEASKAGIARVKVMLELSELRAPFAGIVVMRSVDEGTVATPGQAILRIIEVGPLELRVGLPLATADALDPDASYVVEVEGAERTARLHARLPEVDPQPGPSRQSSTSTPRRAVRSRTEPSGGSFSKRRGPAKATGCR, from the coding sequence ATGGCAGTCCTGCTGTGCCTGGGCTGCGAAGTGGGAAACGGCGCGAGCAACGACATCGAACCTCAGGCCGCATCGACGTTGCTCGTGCGAACCGCACCGGTGCGGCTGGCGACGAGCTACCGCGTGCGCGAGACGTTTGCAGGTCGCGTGGAGAGCCGTCGCAGCAGTGATCTGGGCTTCGACCACGCCGGCCGGGTGGTGAACCTCGGCGTCGATGAGGGAGACCGCGTCGAACAGGGAGACCTCCTCGCCTCACTCGAGACGCGCGACCTGCGGGCCCAACTGCGCGAACTCCAGGCGCGGCGCCAGGCGACCGCGGCCCGACTCGAGCTGGCGCAGCGGACGGCGGCCCGACGCGAGAAGCTGGTGAACCGCGAGAGCATTTCACAGCAGGCGTTCGATGAGGCGCGCTTCGACCAGCAAGCCCTGAGCGCCGAGCTCGAGGCATCGAAGGCCGGAATTGCGCGAGTGAAGGTCATGCTCGAGCTCTCGGAGTTGCGGGCACCTTTCGCGGGCATCGTGGTCATGCGCTCTGTGGACGAAGGCACCGTCGCTACACCCGGGCAGGCCATCCTGCGCATCATCGAGGTCGGTCCCCTCGAACTTCGGGTGGGACTGCCTCTTGCCACGGCCGACGCTCTCGATCCCGACGCGAGCTACGTCGTCGAGGTGGAAGGAGCCGAACGGACTGCGCGCCTTCACGCGCGGCTGCCCGAGGTCGATCCGCAGCCCGGACCCTCACGGCAATCTTCCACATCGACGCCGAGGAGGGCGGTGCGATCGCGGACGGAACCCTCGGGCGGCTCGTTCTCGAAACGGCGCGGCCCGGCGAAGGCTACTGGTTGCCGATGA
- a CDS encoding dienelactone hydrolase family protein, producing MARLGTELDCVSNGDPGRGYLAVPAGGKGPGVVVIQEWWGLVDHIRDVCDRLARDGMVALAPDLYRGEATTDPDAAGRLMMDLELPRATRDLDGAVQVLLGHDGVIGSKVGVIGFCMGGQLALDAATRNDRIGAVVDCYGIHPNVQLDLSGLKAPVLGIFAEHDEFVPMESARKLEADLAAAGKRADFTIFSGAGHAFMNDSRPDVHDAELTAKAWSQVLAFFRAEI from the coding sequence ATGGCTCGGCTAGGGACCGAACTCGACTGCGTGAGCAATGGGGATCCGGGGCGGGGGTACCTGGCCGTACCGGCCGGAGGCAAGGGCCCTGGGGTGGTCGTCATCCAGGAGTGGTGGGGCCTCGTCGATCATATCCGAGATGTATGTGACCGGTTGGCCCGGGACGGCATGGTCGCATTGGCACCGGATCTCTACCGCGGAGAGGCGACTACGGATCCGGATGCAGCAGGTCGGTTGATGATGGATCTGGAACTGCCGCGGGCGACCCGCGATCTGGATGGGGCGGTTCAGGTGCTGCTCGGCCACGACGGTGTGATAGGCAGCAAGGTCGGAGTGATCGGTTTCTGCATGGGGGGCCAGTTGGCCCTCGATGCCGCGACGCGCAACGACAGGATCGGCGCCGTCGTGGATTGCTACGGCATCCACCCCAATGTTCAGCTGGATCTTTCGGGGCTGAAGGCTCCCGTGCTCGGCATCTTCGCCGAACACGATGAGTTCGTCCCCATGGAGTCCGCACGCAAGCTGGAAGCAGATCTCGCGGCTGCGGGGAAGCGGGCGGACTTCACGATCTTCAGCGGCGCCGGGCACGCGTTCATGAACGACAGCCGGCCAGACGTTCACGACGCTGAACTCACTGCGAAAGCGTGGAGCCAGGTGCTGGCTTTCTTCCGGGCAGAGATCTAG
- a CDS encoding DUF560 domain-containing protein, whose product MSTQLRSAACVAALLVYLPLAAFAEGSVEDSRATALERSGRCSEALDLLAGVGEPSAAEHFLRGRCHVQLAQYPAAENELRAAREADSSLQHVDLYYAMAAFHLGDIQAAEAAIAEAKADSSDRAELHLYEGLLALRRQENAAAAASLDRARATSTTVEPTASYYAGLAFAGAEDEAQAIEALDRVIAMEPQGSVWAEEARKAKERIEATDGGSWWAWATVGVEYDDNVVLRSQGTLLPRGISGSHDMRSVWTLHGGYEFLREKDWSAGVAMTYYGSAHYDLEEFNQHNPVLSLWVDRRLAEATTLRLRFDSSHSWIDGKPFLHSDTLTPTLFHEWGTPGRSKLYGSIYDYNYMYSSSGETIDGRGQPFSSCFNPGTTFCSPPGVQEGQDRNQDGWGFTIGADHSIPVGFFETELTFGYRYDRYSARGSEYSYQGHEFRVETDTRLPMEFQLRTLVSYTLRPYRNNSSFPDPQDVFFNLEYPLQNENRRDDAWYYSVALEKKLTKEFSAEIAYRYIKNHSNVAVFDYDREILGLYVTYRLEE is encoded by the coding sequence GTGAGCACCCAGCTTCGAAGTGCCGCGTGCGTTGCGGCACTGCTCGTCTACCTGCCGCTTGCTGCCTTCGCCGAAGGAAGTGTCGAGGACTCCCGTGCCACGGCCCTCGAGCGCTCCGGACGTTGTTCGGAGGCGCTCGATTTATTGGCCGGTGTCGGTGAACCCTCCGCCGCCGAACACTTCCTCCGTGGTCGTTGCCACGTGCAGTTGGCCCAGTATCCCGCCGCCGAAAACGAGCTGCGCGCTGCACGGGAGGCCGACTCCAGCCTTCAGCATGTGGATCTCTACTACGCGATGGCCGCGTTCCACCTGGGCGACATCCAGGCTGCGGAAGCCGCCATTGCCGAGGCGAAGGCCGATTCCAGTGATCGCGCCGAGTTGCATCTCTACGAAGGGCTGCTGGCTCTGCGCCGCCAGGAAAACGCTGCGGCGGCGGCCTCGCTCGATCGTGCGCGGGCCACGTCCACGACCGTCGAGCCGACCGCCTCGTACTATGCCGGGCTCGCCTTCGCGGGCGCGGAAGACGAAGCGCAGGCCATCGAGGCCCTCGATCGCGTGATCGCGATGGAGCCCCAGGGGAGCGTCTGGGCAGAAGAGGCGCGCAAGGCGAAGGAGCGAATCGAAGCCACGGATGGTGGTTCCTGGTGGGCCTGGGCCACCGTCGGCGTCGAGTACGACGACAACGTGGTCCTCCGATCCCAGGGAACCCTCCTGCCCCGTGGAATCAGCGGCAGCCACGACATGCGCAGCGTCTGGACGCTGCACGGTGGCTACGAGTTCCTGCGCGAGAAGGACTGGTCGGCGGGCGTGGCGATGACCTACTACGGGTCGGCCCACTACGACCTCGAAGAGTTCAACCAGCACAATCCGGTGCTGAGTCTCTGGGTCGATCGGCGCCTCGCCGAGGCTACGACGCTGCGGCTTCGCTTCGACTCGAGTCACTCCTGGATCGACGGCAAGCCCTTCCTGCACTCCGATACGCTGACGCCCACCCTGTTCCACGAGTGGGGCACGCCGGGCCGCTCCAAGCTGTATGGCTCGATCTACGACTACAACTACATGTACAGCTCTTCCGGCGAGACCATCGACGGAAGGGGGCAGCCCTTCTCCAGCTGCTTCAACCCGGGAACCACTTTCTGCTCACCGCCGGGAGTCCAAGAAGGCCAGGACCGGAACCAGGATGGTTGGGGCTTCACCATCGGTGCCGATCACTCCATTCCGGTGGGATTCTTCGAGACCGAGTTGACGTTCGGCTACCGCTATGACCGGTACAGCGCCCGAGGCAGTGAGTATTCCTACCAGGGGCACGAGTTCCGGGTCGAGACCGATACCCGGCTCCCGATGGAGTTCCAGCTGCGAACGCTCGTGAGCTACACCCTGCGCCCCTACAGGAACAACTCGTCGTTCCCCGATCCGCAGGACGTGTTCTTCAACCTGGAATACCCGCTCCAGAACGAGAACCGCCGCGACGACGCCTGGTACTACTCGGTCGCACTCGAAAAGAAGCTGACCAAGGAGTTCTCCGCTGAAATCGCCTACCGGTACATCAAGAATCACTCGAATGTGGCTGTATTCGACTACGACCGGGAAATCCTGGGCTTGTACGTCACCTATCGCCTCGAAGAGTGA
- a CDS encoding amidase has translation MTLPDSFHWLSALEVGVAIGQAEFSSLEITEAMLGRIERLDPKVRPYNLVLAERALAQAEKLDEELRAGSSRGPLHGVPIAIKDLCDIAGEPTYAGTQFLGKLGVASQTSCVVERLEAAGAVILGKLKLTEGAFTSHHPSVEPPINPWCEERWTGISASGSGVAAAAGLAFATLGSDTGGSIRFPSASCGLTGLKPTHGRVPLHGVFPLSTSLDHVGPMTRDVADCAAVFGVIAGGDARDSQSLWLNASQQEGDSIAQPPEANARGVRIGIDPRAFEVGDEKMAGLVLATSEVFRGLGAEIVELELPDMTPTAGAWPIICAADVANAHAATFPSHADEYGPDLRGLLELGNAVSGRALAEANAVRDAYAIGFDRLFDEVSAVLTPVIPLPLAADTNIGGSDLPPEQGLLLMRFNLPIDMARTPSLTMPCGFTGDGAPVGFQLVARRLHESRLLGLGAAYQGATGWHEAHPEIG, from the coding sequence ATGACCCTTCCGGATTCCTTCCATTGGCTCTCAGCGCTGGAAGTCGGGGTTGCAATCGGCCAGGCCGAGTTCTCGTCTCTCGAGATCACGGAGGCGATGCTCGGACGAATCGAAAGATTGGATCCGAAGGTTCGCCCCTACAATCTCGTTCTGGCTGAGCGCGCACTTGCACAGGCGGAGAAGCTCGATGAAGAACTCCGTGCGGGGAGCTCGAGAGGCCCGCTACACGGCGTCCCGATCGCGATCAAGGATCTCTGCGATATCGCCGGCGAGCCGACCTATGCGGGAACGCAGTTTCTTGGAAAGCTCGGTGTTGCGAGCCAGACATCTTGCGTGGTCGAACGGCTCGAAGCCGCCGGTGCGGTCATCCTGGGAAAGCTCAAGCTGACCGAAGGTGCATTCACCTCCCATCATCCGAGCGTAGAGCCTCCGATCAATCCCTGGTGCGAAGAGCGCTGGACGGGCATTTCAGCCAGCGGATCAGGCGTCGCGGCTGCTGCGGGCCTGGCGTTTGCAACGCTCGGCTCGGATACGGGCGGATCGATCCGTTTCCCGTCGGCGAGCTGCGGACTCACCGGTCTCAAGCCGACCCACGGCCGGGTTCCCCTCCACGGGGTCTTCCCGCTCAGCACCTCACTCGACCATGTGGGGCCGATGACGCGCGACGTCGCGGATTGCGCGGCGGTCTTCGGCGTGATCGCCGGTGGTGACGCTCGCGATTCGCAGAGCCTCTGGCTGAACGCATCCCAGCAGGAAGGTGACTCCATCGCCCAGCCTCCCGAAGCGAACGCTCGAGGCGTTCGAATCGGTATCGACCCACGAGCCTTCGAGGTAGGCGATGAGAAGATGGCGGGCCTGGTGTTGGCCACCTCCGAGGTCTTTCGTGGCCTGGGAGCCGAGATCGTCGAACTCGAACTACCCGATATGACGCCAACCGCCGGCGCCTGGCCGATCATCTGCGCGGCAGACGTGGCCAATGCGCATGCGGCGACCTTTCCTTCCCATGCCGACGAGTATGGTCCGGATCTTCGCGGCCTTCTCGAACTCGGGAATGCAGTGTCGGGACGAGCCCTGGCCGAAGCGAATGCCGTACGCGACGCCTACGCGATCGGCTTCGATCGTCTCTTCGACGAGGTATCAGCGGTTCTCACTCCGGTCATTCCCCTCCCGCTGGCTGCCGACACGAATATCGGTGGAAGCGATCTTCCACCGGAGCAGGGACTCCTGCTCATGCGCTTCAACCTGCCCATCGACATGGCACGCACTCCCTCGCTGACGATGCCCTGCGGATTCACTGGCGACGGAGCGCCGGTCGGGTTCCAGCTCGTGGCCCGCCGCCTGCACGAGTCGCGGCTGCTCGGTTTGGGTGCCGCGTATCAGGGCGCAACCGGGTGGCACGAAGCTCATCCGGAAATCGGGTAG